A window of Patagioenas fasciata isolate bPatFas1 chromosome 5, bPatFas1.hap1, whole genome shotgun sequence contains these coding sequences:
- the RIOX1 gene encoding ribosomal oxygenase 1 — MRAAMAAVGGEQQLGRLSALSVYRRAAGAGRLERRRRGTPLPAGGKRAKARPRRRGAGSGGPKPEAPPLSAAAPPSRVEPGKERPRSGDAGGDGPGPEAPPQPPPGASALPRRLERAKTQPKSSGAGGGGPEPEAPSQPPLSPAAPPCRLERAKAPARGPAAKRQGGPAPSSAGPRPAGDGGGAVGLLRRLGLMEDSRQRAAELFRWLVAPVAPGEFLGQHWERAPLLVQRGDPSYYAGLFSTADFDATLRSGEVHFGTHLDVTSYADGVRETHNPSGRALPAVVWDFYQNGCSLRLLSPQTFSPTVWQFLSILQEHFGSMAGANTYLTPPGTQGFAPHYDDIEAFVLQLEGKKHWRVYRPRTDAEVLPQFSSANLTQAELGEPMLETVLEAGDLLYFPRGFIHQGDCLPDAHSLHITVSSYQRNSWGDLLEKLLPAALQMALEEDVEYRQGLPMDYLGYMGVANSEAVDARRTAFMEKVQSLIKKLVNYAPIDAAVDQRAKSFLHDCLPPVLTQSEKAQSVYGFPARWQDGGPHDVDILITKDTEVRLLRHGIVRLCNEEAGVMLYYTTENSRVYHKEEPKFLEIDPEYTDSIEFLLSSYPNHVRVDSLPCETLEDKISLATLLFEKGILITKKPLVQV; from the coding sequence ATGCGGGCGGCCATGGCGGCGGTCGgcggggagcagcagctgggccgGCTCTCGGCGCTCTCCGTGTATCgccgggcggcgggggccgggcggCTGGAGCGGCGCCGCCGCGGGACACCTCTGCCCGCGGGTGGCAAACGGGCTAAGGCGCGGCCGAGACGCCGCGGGGCGGGAAGCGGCGGTCCGAAGCCGGAGGCCCCGCCGCTGAGCGCCGCTGCGCCCCCGAGCCGCGTGGAGCCGGGCAAGGAGCGGCCGAGGAGCGGCGACGCGGGAGGCGACGGCCCGGGGCCGGAGGCCCCGCCACAGCCGCCGCCGGGCGCTTCCGCGCTCCCGCGCCGCTTGGAGCGGGCCAAGACGCAGCCGAAGAGCAGCGGCGCGGGAGGCGGTGGCCCGGAGCCGGAGGCCCCGTCACAGCCGCCGCTGAGCCCCGCCGCGCCCCCATGCCGCTTGGAGCGGGCCAAGGCGCCGGCCCGCGGCCCTGCAGCGAAGCGGCAGGGCGGCCCCGCGCCGAGCTCGGCTGGCCCGCGGCCGGCGGGGGATGGCGGCGGCGCGGTGGGGCTGCTGCGGCGGCTGGGGCTGATGGAGGACAGCCGGCAGCGGGCGGCCGAGCTGTTCCGGTGGCTGGTGGCCCCGGTGGCACCAGGAGAGTTTctggggcagcactgggagcGGGCGCCACTGCTGGTGCAGCGGGGTGACCCCAGCTACTATGCGGGGCTCTTCTCCACAGCCGACTTCGACGCCACTCTGCGAAGCGGCGAGGTGCACTTCGGCACCCACCTGGACGTGACCAGCTATGCCGATGGGGTGCGGGAGACGCACAATCCATCCGGCCGGGCTCTGCCCGCCGTCGTCTGGGACTTCTACCAGAACGGCTGCTCCTTGCGGCTCCTCAGTCCCCAGACCTTCTCCCCCACTGTCTGGCAGTTCCTCTCCATCCTGCAGGAGCACTTTGGCAGCATGGCGGGGGCCAACACGTACCTCACGCCACCAGGGACGCAGGGCTTTGCCCCTCACTATGATGACATCGAGGCCTTTGTGCTGCAgctggaggggaagaagcactGGCGTGTCTACCGCCCCCGGACAGATGCTGAGGTGCTGCCACAGTTCTCCAGCGCAAACCTCACACAGGCTGAGCTcggagagcccatgctggagaCGGTGCTGGAAGCCGGGGACCTGCTGTACTTCCCCCGTGGCTTTATCCACCAGGGTGACTGTCTCCCTGATGCACACTCGCTCCACATCACTGTATCCTCCTACCAGAGGAACTCCTGGGGGGACCTCCTGGAGAAGCTCCTCCCAGCTGCCCTACAGATGGCCCTGGAGGAGGACGTGGAGTACCGGCAAGGGCTTCCCATGGACTACTTGGGGTACATGGGGGTTGCCAATTCAGAAGCAGTCGACGCTCGCCGAACGGCCTTTATGGAGAAGGTGCAGAGCCTGATAAAGAAACTCGTTAACTATGCACCCATTGATGCTGCTGTGGATCAGAGAGCCAAGTCATTTCTTCATGACTGTCTCCCACCGGTGCTTACACAAAGTGAAAAGGCTCAGAGTGTGTATGGCTTCCCAGCCCGGTGGCAAGATGGAGGCCCCCATGATGTTGATATACTCATAACAAAAGACACAGAAGTACGTCTCCTTCGCCATGGCATTGTTAGATTGTGTAATGAAGAAGCAGGTGTGATGCTCTATTACACAACAGAAAACTCAAGAGTGTATCACAAGGAAGAACCCAAGTTCCTTGAGATAGATCCTGAGTATACAGACAGTATTGAATTTCTCCTGTCTTCCTATCCAAACCATGTCCGTGTGGACAGCCTTCCATGTGAAACCTTGGAGGACAAGATTTCTCTAGCCACTCTCCTGTTTGAGAAGGGCATTCTGATTACAAAGAAACCTCTGGTGCAAGTGTAA